Within the Quadrisphaera sp. RL12-1S genome, the region GCCGGCTCAGCTGCGAGCGCACGGCCCAGGGCAGGGCGCCGAGCACCTGGCGCCACGCGCCCCGTCCGGGGCCGCGTCCGGTGGGGCGCTGCCCGCGGTCCCGCCGCGCCGCCACCGTGCTCACACCCCCATGCTCCCCCGTCCGGCGCGCTCGTGCGGCGGCGGAGCCGCAGGACGCGCCCGCGCCGCCGTCGTCGTCGCCGTCGTGCGGGGTGCGGGGCGGGTCCTCAGCCGGTGATGCCCAGGCGGCGCAGCTCCACCGCCAGGTCGTGGGGGCGGCTGGCCACGCCCAGGGCGTCCTCCTCGGAGACCACGCCGTCGCGCACCAGGGCCACCAGGGCCTGGTCGAAGGTCTGCATGCCGTAGAAGCCGCCGTCGGCCACGAGGTCGTGGATGCCGGAGGTCAGTGACGGGTCGGCGACGGCCTGGGCCACGCGCGGGGTGCCGACCGCCACCTCGAGGACGACGACGCGGCCCTGCCCGTCCGCCCGCTGCACCAGGCGCTGGCAGATGATCCCCCGCAGCGAACCCGCCAGGCCGAGCCGCACCTGCTGCTGCTCGTGGGGCGGGAAGAAGTCGACGATGCGCGAGACGGTCTCGGTGGCGTCGGTGGTGTGCAGGGTCGACAGCACGAGGTGCCCGGTCTCGGCGGCGGACAGCGCGGCGCGCACCGTCTCGGCGTCGCGCATCTCGCCCACGAGGATGACGTCGGGGTCCTGGCGCATCGCCGCGCGCAGGGCGCTGGCGAAGTCGCGGGTGTCCACCCGCACCTCGCGCTGGTTGACCATGCCCAGCTTGTCCGCGTGGAGGACCTCGACCGGGTCCTCCAGGGTCATGATGTGGCACTCGCGGGTGCTGTTGACGTGGTCGATCATGCTCGACAGCGTCGTGGTCTTGCCCGAGCCGGTGGGGCCCGTGACCAGCACCAGCCCCCGCGGCTCCAGCGCCAGGGAGGAGATCACCGGCGGCAGGCCCAGCTCCTCGAGGCTCACGGGCGTGGTGGACACCCGGCGGAACACCAGGCCGACCGTGCCCCGCTGCCGGTAGGCGTTGGCGCGGAAGCGGCCCACGCCCGGGATCGAGTACGCGAAGTCCGCCTCGTTGGTGCGCGCGAACTCCTCCGCGAGGTCGGGGCGCAGCACCTCGGCCACCATCCGCTGCGTGTCCGCGGGCACCAGCTCGGGGGCGCGCAGCTTGCGCAGGCGCCCGTCGATGCGCACCCGCGGCGGCGACCCCACCTTGCAGTGCAGGTCCGAGCCGGACAGGTCCACCAGGGCCCTCAGGTACTGCTGGACGTCCGACGGCGACGACGGAGCGTGCGCCCCTGACGCCGCCGCGGCGGGCGGGGGCGTCTGGGCGGGCACGCGCGCGTCGCTGACCTGGCTCACCCCACGCCCATCGGCTCGTGGCGGCGCTCACCTGAGCCTGTGGGACCATCGGGGTGAGCCTGACGTCTCATCGAGAGGAGGACCGCCATGAGCAAGCGCGCACGCAAGCGCCGCGACCGCAAGAAGGGTGGCGCCAACCACGGCAAGCGCCCCAACTCCTGAGGGAGCTGGCAGCGACCGCTGCTGGGAGCACGAGAGGCCGGGACCCCGTCGGGGTCCCGGCCTCTCGTGGTCCCGGCGGTGGCTCGCGCCCTCAGCCCTCGACGGTGGTCGTGCGGGTCACGCGCGTGACGACGGCGGAGCCGTCTGCGGCGTGCGCGGTCACCGTGGTCTGCACCGTCTGCACGCGGGTGATGGAGGCCACGATCTTCGCCCGCAGGGCGGCCGGGGCCTGCTCGGCGCAGCAGCGGCGCACCAGCGCCTTGAGCGCCGCCTCCACCTCGTACTCCTCCAGGCACGGCGGGCACGCCTCGAGATGCTGGTGGATGTCGGCCAGCTCCTCGGCCGAGACCTCCCCGTCCAGCGCGGAGTAGATGCGCTCGAGGACCCCGTCGCACTCGGCGCTCACGACGCGTCCCCCGTCCCGGCGGACGACCCGGCGGTGGCCGCCGCAGCGGCGCCCGCGGGCGCGGCCTCGGCGGGGATGAGCCCGCGCTCGCGGGCGTAGTCCTGCAGCTGCGTGCGCAGGATGCGGCGCCCGCGGTGCAGGCGCGACATCACGGTGCCGATCGGCGTTCCCATGATCTCGGCGATCTCCTTGTACGCGAAGCCCTCGACGTCCGCGTAGTAGACCGCCATCCGGAAGTCCTCCGGGACGGCCTGCAGGGCCCGCTTGACGTCGGAGTCAGGCAGGTGGTCCAGCGCCTCGGTCTCCGCCGAGCGCAGACCGGTGGAGCTGTGCGCCTCGGCGCGCGCCAGCTGCCAGTCCTCGATCTCGTCGGTGGCCGCCTGCTGGGGCTGCCGCTGCTTCTTGCGGTAGGTGTTGATGTAGGTGTTGGTGAGGATCCGGTACAGCCAGGCTTTGAGGTTGGTGCCCGGGCGGTACTGGTGGAAGCTGGCGAACGCCTTCGCGAACGCCTCCTGCACCAGGTCCTCCGCGTCCGCGGGGTTGCGCGTCATGCGCAGCGCGGCGGAGTACAGCTGGTCGAGGTGCTGCAGCGCCTCGGCCTCGAACCGGGCCGTGCGCTCCTCGGGGGTCTCCTCGGGGGCCCGCACCGTGTCGTCGGTGCCGGCGTCAGCGCGGGTGGCCGGGTCGTCGCTCATCGCCCCCCACAGTAGTCGGGGGGGCGGCACAAGGGCCTCTCCCAGCGGTTCGGCGACGAGCACGCGCTCCTCCTGCTCCGGCGGGTCGGGTGTCCGCCGGGCGGTGCAACGCCACCTGCGCGGTCGTTGTTCCGGCGCCCGGGTCCGGTGCCGCTCCCGGGGCCCGGCGGACCGGCCCTCCCCGCGGCCAGGACGACCAGGACGACCACCCGTGGTGGCGGGCGGTCCAGCGGTGCGGTAGGACGGGTGGCATGAGCCTAGTCCGTCGTCTCGCCCGACCGCTGCTCGCGGCCCCGTTCGTCTACGGCGGCATCGACCAGCTCCGCAAGCCCGCCGCCAAGGTCGACGGCGGCGGCCCGGTGATCCCGGCCCTCAAGGGCCTGGCCATCGGCCCGGTCACGCTGCCCAGCGACGACGCCGGCCTGGTGCGCCTCAACGGCGCCCTCATGACCACGGCCGGCCTCGCGCTCGCCGTCGGCAAGGCCCCCCGGGTCTCCTCGGCGGTGCTCGCCGCGTCGCTGGTGCCCACCACCCTCACCGGCCACCGGTTCTGGGAGGCGCCCGACGCCAAGACCCGCCAGCTGCAGCTGGTGCAGGCGCTCAAGAACGCCGCCCTGTTCGGCGGCCTGCTCATCGCCGCGGTGGACCTCGACGGCAAGCCGGGTCTGGCCTGGCGCGCCCAGCACGCCGCGAAGACCACGCAGCGCTCGGCCAAGGTCGCCACCGCCGCGGGCACCGCGGTGGCCAAGCGCGCCCAGAAGAAGGCGCGCAAGAGCGCCAAGCGCGCCCAGAAGAAGCTCGAGAAGGCGCTCGACTGAGCTCCTGACCCCAACCCGGCGGGCCGGCCGGTGCGCTGCGGCGCACGGGCCGGCTCGTCGGTCGTGGCCGCAGGTGCGCGGGGCGCCGTACGCTCGGCAGTGATGAGCCCCTCCACCAGCACGTCTGCCAGCACGGTGAACGCCCCCCTCGACTGGGCGGCACCCCTCAGCGAGGCCCCCGTCGACGCCGAGGTCCGCCTGCCGGGCTCGAAGTCGCTGACCAACCGCTACCTGGTGCTCGCGGCGCTGGCGGAGGGCCCCTCGGAGCTGAGGGCCCCGCTGCGCTCGCGCGACACCCTGCTCATGGCCGCTGCCGTGGCCTCGCTGGGGGCGCGCGTCACCGACGCGCCGGCCAGCTCCGACGGCTCGAACCCCACCGAGGTCGCGACCTGGCGCGTGGAGCCGGGTGCCCTGCGCGGCGCGGGCCAGCTCGACTGCGGCCTGGCCGGCACCGTCATGCGCTTCCTGCCGCCGGTGGCCGCCCTGGCCTCGGGCGACACGACCTTCGACGGGGACCCGCACGCCCGCACCCGCCCCATGGCCCCGCTGCTGGGCGCCCTGCGCGACCTCGGGGCCCGAGTCGACGACGACGGGCGCGGCCTCATGCCCTTCACCGTGCGCGGCACCGGCCGGCTGCCGGGCGGTCGCACGGTCATGGACGCCAGCGCCTCCAGCCAGTTCGTCTCCGCCCTGCTGCTGGCGGCGGCGCGCAGCGACAGCGGCGTCGAGGTGGTGCACGAAGGCGAGCCCGTCCCCAGCGCGCCGCACCTGGTGATGACCCAGCAGGTGCTGCGCGACGCCGGCGTGGAGGTCGAGACCGACCTCGCCACCACCGGCGGCGCCTCCGGCACGCACTGGCGGGTGGCGCCCGGCCGGGTGGGGGCCCTCGACGTCGACGTCGAGCCCGACCTGTCCAACGCCGCGCCGTTCCTCGCGGCCGCGCTGGTCACCGGTGGCCGCGTCACCGTGCCCGGGTGGCCGCAGCGCACCACGCAGGCCGGTGACGCCCTGCGCGACCTGCTCGACGAGATGGGCGCCGACGTCGACCTCACCCCCGAGGGCCTCACCGTGCGCGGCGGTGACGGCGTGTCCGGCATCGACGCCGACCTCCACGACGTCGGCGAGCTGGCGCCCGTCCTCGCCGCTGTGGCGGCCCTCGCCGACACCCCCACGCGCCTGCGCGGCATCGCCCACCTGCGCGGCCACGAGACCGACCGCCTCGCGGCGCTGGCCACCGAGCTCAACGCCCTCGGCGGGGACGTCTCCGAGACCGAGGACGGCCTGCTCATCCGGCCGCGCCCGCTGCACGGCGGGACGTTCTCCACCTACGGCGACCACCGGATGGCGACGGCGGCCGCGGTGCTCGGGCTGGCGGTGCCCGGCGTCGTCGTCCTCGACGTGGGCACCACGGCCAAGACGCTGCCCGACTTCCCGGGCCTGTGGACGGGGATGCTCGCTCGCTGATGGCCGGCTCCAGCGACGGGGAGCGCCGGCGCGCCTCCGGGTACGACGAGCGCGACGTGCGGGTCCGGCCCAACCGCCGCGGCTCGCGGCCGCGCACGAAGGACCGTCCCGACCACGCCGACGCCGTGCCGGCGCGCGTGCTCACCATCGACAGGGGCCGCATCACCACCCTCGTCGGTGAGGGGCAGGACGACGAGCGCGAGGTGGTCGCGATGCGCGCCCGCGAGCTGGGGCGCGCGGGCATCGCCGTGGGTGACCGCGTGGGCGTGGTCGGTAACACCAGCGGCGAGGTGGACACCCTCGCCCGGATCGTGCGGATCGAGGAGCGCAGCTCGGTGCTGCGGCGCACCGCCGACGACACGGACCCCGTCGAGCGGGTGCTCGTGGGCAACGCCGACCAGCTGCTCGTGGTGACGGCCGTGGCCGACCCGGCGCCCGTGCAGCGCATGGTGGACCGGTGCCTGGCCGCGGCCTACGACGGCGGGCTGCAGCCGGTGCTGGTGCTCACCAAGGCCGACCTCGGCGACCCGGCCGAGGCCCTGGCCGCGTGGGCGGCGCTCGACGTGCCGGTGCTCGTGGTGCGCCGCCGCGTGCTGGAGGACGGCACGCGCGTGCTGGACGGCGCCGACGCCGTCCGGGAGCGTCTGGCGGGGCACGAGAGCGTGCTCGTGGGCCCGTCCGGCGTGGGCAAGTCGACGCTGGTCAACGCCCTGGTGCCCGGGGCGGGCCGTGCGACGGGCTCGGTCAACGAGAACACCGGACGCGGCCGGCACACCTCCAGCTCGGCGGTGGCGCTGTCGCTGCGCGACGCCGGCGGCGAGCGGACCGGATGGGTCATCGACACCCCGGGCGTGCGCAGCTTCGGGCTGGCGCACCTGACGCCCGAGCGGCTGCTGCGCGCCTTCAGCGACCTGGAGCCCGGCACCGCGGATTGCCCGCGCGGCTGCACCCACGACGACGCCGAGACCACCGAGTGCGCGCTGGACGCCTACGTCGCCTCCGGTGCCGCCGGGGAGGCCGGCCCTGCGCGGCTCGACTCGCTGCGACGCCTGCTGCGCAGCCGCTCCGGCGAGGCCGACCCCCGCTGACCCGCCCTCCCCCACCGTGATCATGGACTTCCGAAGCACTTTCCGGCCGTGATCATGGACTTCCCGCGCACGCCGCCGTCAGCGGTGCTGGGGCGGGCGTTCCTCCGGCAGGCCCAGCGAGCGGCGCTCCAGGGCGGCCAGCGCCGCCGTGGCGCGCGGGTCACCGCCGCGCACGTCGGCGAGCGGGTCGGGGCTGACGGCGGCCAGCGCGGCCAGGGGCTGGTGCGCCAGCGCCCGCCAGGCGAGGAGCTCGGTGCGGCTGCGCACCGCCGGCCCGGGCGCCTCGGCGTCGTCCAGCCAGGCCCGCGCGGCGCCCGCACGCCGGGCGAACCGCAGGCGCACCGGCAGCCAGAGCGCCACCACCAGCAGCACGGGCAGCACCGCGACGGTGAGGCCGAGCACGGTTGCGAGGTGCTCGATCGTCGAGGCGAGGTCGGTGCCGGCGGCGGAGAGGTCTCCCGCTGAACCGCTGGCGCCGTCGAGCGGCGCCGAGAGCCGGTCCCCCACCAGCGGAACGCGGCCGGCTGCGGCGGCAGCACCGCCCAGCTGGTCGCGCAGGCCGCCGGCGCCGCGCGCCAGGGACCGCGCCGGATCGGCGAGCGCCGCGACGGCGCCGTGCACCACCACGCCGGTGACCACGCACACCACCGCCCACACGGCGACGGCGAGGTCCGCGGCCAGCTGGCGGGCGCGACGGGCGGGGCTGGCGGCGTAGGGCTGCAGCGGCACACCCCGATCCTGTGCGGGAAGCCCATGATCACGACCGGAAAGCGCTCCGGAAGTCCATGATCACGAGGGGTGGGGCGGGGTCAGAGGTCCACCGAGCCGCCGGTGCGCCAGTAGACGGCGTCGGCCCGGTCGAGGAACCCCTCGTCCACGAGGTAGCGGCGCAGCGCGGCGACGTCGTCGTGGAAGGCCCGCAGCAGCGCGTTGACCTCCAGCTCGGGGTAGCGCTCCCCCGGTTCGAAGACCCTGGCGATGAGGTCGAGCACCACGAGGCGCTTGGCGCGCTTGGCGGGGATGCTGGTCAGGCGGCCGTCGGCGTCGAGGAAGGCCCGCAGCACCTTCTCGCGGGAGGCGAGCGCCTGCTGCAGGGGCTCGCCGATGGCACCGTCGGCGCTCTCGTGAGGTGCGGGGACCACACCACCCAGGGTAGGAGCGACCGCTACGGTGCCACGTGTGCCCGGTTATGACGACGACCTGAGGCTCGCGCACGTCATCGCCGACGCCGTGGACAACCTCACCACCACCCGCTTCAAGGCCCGCGACCTCGTGGTGGACACCAAGCCAGACCTGACACCCGTCACCGACGCCGACAGGGCGGCGGAGGAGATCGTCAGGTCGCAGCTGAGCCGAACCCGCAGCCGCGACGGCTTCGTGGGCGAGGAGAGCGGGGTCTCGAAGGGCTCCTCGGGTCGCCAGTGGGTGGTCGACCCGATCGACGGCACCAAGAACTTCGTGCGCGGCGTGCCCGTGTGGGCCACGCTCATCGCCCTCCTCGACGACGGCGTGCCCGTGCTCGGCGTGGTCTCCGCCCCGGCGCTGAACCGGCGCTGGTGGGCGGCGCAGGGCACTGGCGCGTACACCGGGCCGCGCCTGTCGGCCGCGAAGCGCCTCCAGGTCTCGCAGGTCGCAGCCCTGGGGGACGCCAGCCTGAGCCACTCCGAGATCTGGGAGTGGGAGGAGGCAGGGCGCCTGGAGGGCTTCCTCGACCTCACGAAGAAGGTGTGGCGCACCCGCGGGTACGGCGACTTCTGGAGCTACACCCTCGTGGCCGAGGGCGCCGCGGACATCGCCTGCGAGCCCGAGCTGGAGCTGTACGACATGGCCGCGCTCGTCCCGGTGGTCACCGAGGCGGGAGGCCGGTTCACGTCGCTGGCCGGTGAGGACGGCCCGCACGGCGGCAACGCGGTGGCCACCAACGGGCTGCTGCACGACGAGGTGCTCGGGCTGCTGGCCCGCCGCTGACGCCCGTCGTCGTCCTGGGTCGCCGGACGGCCCAGGACGACGACGAGCGCGGTCAGCCGGTCACGTGTACCAGGTGGGCTCGGGGACCTCGTCGAGCAGCACGTAGCTGCCCACCTCGCGCTTCTTGTAGGGCAGCGGGTCGTGCAGCGAGTGCGTGCGCAGGTTGCGCCAGTGCACGTCCAGCCCGACGGCGTTGGCGCTGGCCCGGGCGCCGGTGAGCTCGTACACCTTCGAGGCCACCTCGAGGCCGTCGTCGACGGCGCGGACCTTGGCGGCGGCGATGCGCACGGCGAGCTCCTTGCGGCGCCGCTCGTTGAGCTCCTCGCGCGAGGCGTACAGGCGTTGAGTGTCGGCGCCGACGGGTTCAGCGATTTCGATCAGCGCGGGGAACTGGGCGCGCAGGTGTGGCAGGACCGAAGATGCTAGGTAGGTACGGGGAACCCCTCCGGTGACGGAGTGTCAGCAGCCCCATCGTCGGTGACTACCCCGTGTCAGTTCCAGGCCCTGCGCTGCTCACAGGCCGCAGCGCCTGTTGGCGAACGGCCTAAACGAGTGACATCGAGAACATCCCCGACCGCACCCGCTACGGCGTCGCTAATTTGCTCGCCCACGCATCCCAGGCGATCAAACTGATCCGGCCGGTCCGCCGCGGCGACGGGCGCTAGCACACCAAGACGATGAACGCGATCAGCTCGCTGGACTATCGCGGCGCGCATCCGAGCCTGTTGACGGCTTCGATCCGTAGGCCCTGGCGGACCAAAAACTCCCTCCACTGGGTGCTCGACGTCGCCTTCGGCGAGGACGCCAGCCAGGTCCGCTTTGGGTCTGGTCCGCAGAAGCTGTCGGCGATGGCGAATTTCACGATCAGCACCTTGCGACAGTCCGGAACGGGGCGAAATCGCCGCCGGCAGTCGACATGCCCTAGATCTAAACTGATACTGTTCGCCTTAGAGCTGACGTGAAGACATTGTGGTGATCCGAGTAGCGGCTCGGCGGTGACGCAGCGTCAACTGGCTTGGCGGTGAAGGGACGGGACCCCGCAGGATGGGTCGGCCCTCTCACAAGTCGACTTCTTCCCCCGGAGTCCCGCCGTGCTCGATGCTGCCACCGTCCCCGCACCTGCTCACCTCGACATCGCCGGGCTCTCCGATGAGGTCGCCACTGCCCTCGCCGAACAGCTCGTGACCTACACCGCCGTGCTGCCGGTGCCGCGCCGCGTGGTCGCCTTCGTCGCCAACCTGCACGAGAAGCACTTCGCCGCGCTGCATACCCGCCCAGGACGTCGAGCCTTGAGCGCCTGGGACCAGTCGCTGGCCTTCTGCCGGGTGATGCTCCAAGACGTCGAACCAGACCAGAGCGCCCGCGACACCGGCATCGCCCGCTCCACCGCCCACCTGCGGATGCGGGAGTCCGAACAGCTCCTCGCCGCCCAGGCACCCTCGCTGAAGGAGGCGATGGTGGGCGCCGCGCAGCGCGGTTACCGCCACGTCAACCTCGACGGCACCCTCATCGAAATCGACCGCGTGTCCATCCCCGGACCCACGACCAGGAAGAACACCACGCGCAGCGGCCCGAAGCGGCTCAAGGTCGACCTGTGGTGGTCAGGTAAGCACAAGCGCCACGGCGGCAACGTCCAGGTCGTGACCGCCCCGGACGGCTGGCCCCTGTGGGTCAGCGATGTCCGTCCCGGACGTGAGCACGACGTCACCGCCGCCCGCACCGACCCCGAGCTGCTGGACCAGGTGGACCGCTGGCGCCAAGACGGACGCACCGTGCTGGCGGACCTGGGCTACGAAGGTGAAGCCGCGCGGATGCTGACCCCGGTCAAGGCCGACGCGAACGGCACCGACCGGGCCGGTGAGCCGGTGCCGCTGAGCCCCGACCAGCAGACCCGCAACGCGCTGCACTCGGCGACCCGAGCCCGCGCCGAGGCCGGCAACGCGCTGCTGAAGCAGACATTCAAGGCGTTGCGACACGTTCGCGTCGACCCTTGGCGCATCGGGTCGATGACCGCCGCCGCCCTGGTGCTGCTGCATCTCATCTACGACCGCATCACGTGACCCACTGTGACCGTCAGGCGGCTACTCGGATCACCTCATTGCCGACCTCCGACCGGCAGGCAGACGGCAGCCCGACTAGTCAGCATCATGACAACTTCGCGTCATCGTGGTCTGGCGCCTCATCATCTTGCTCCCGCGAGGCAGTACCTTGCAAGCGAGCAAGTTGGCTCATCACGCTTTCTTCAGAAGCGATATTTTTGACGCGGCTAGATAATGCTTCGAAGATTCGAGCCTCTAGTGTTCGATCAGCCATATGTTCATCCTAAGCTAGGCGACTCGTCACTCCTGCGGGTCCCAGGTTGCGCCTCAATGCATTACCCAAGGATGAAGCCGAATGGAAAAAATTCTCGCCCTGACCCCACCCAAGGCCCCTGCATTATTTTCAGCGTCGTTCCATCTTAACACGAGTGCAAGCTCCACGAGAAATGTTCGCGAACTGCCTGCAGCAAGCGCAAAAGGAAGCCGCACGCTACTGGTTTTATTACAAACATGCCCGGCAACTCTCGATAGCATTCCGACTCATCGCATCTGAGGGTGCAGCAGCGGTCGGAACCCGCCGGTCTCCAGCAGGGACCGGGCGATGTAGTTGGTCAGGTTCCGGAAGCCGAGGGCTGAGCCGCGTAGGTGCTCTAGGCGGCCGTTGATCGCCTCGGTCGGCCCGTTGGACGTACCGGGGCGGTCGAAGTAGGCCAGCACGTCCACCGCCCGCTGGGCCAGCGTCCGCCCCAGCCGCGTCAGCTCCACCAGCTGCGCAGGCACGTCCTTCGTCAGCGTCTCGATCAGCGTGCTCAGCGCCCGGCGGCCCGCAGCGCGCTCGGGGTCGCGGTAGGCCGCCACCATCCGCTGGTACACGCTCCAGGTGACCTCCACCTCGGCGTGGACATCTCCGTGACCCTGTCCCTGGGCGGTGGTGTCGAACAGCGCATCCAGCTTCGTGCACTGGCGCTCGGTGAGCAGCTCGATCCCGGCGTGCAGGACCCGCCGGGCCGCGTACAGCGGATCCCCCGTGCGGCCGCGGTGACCGTGAAGACGCTGCTGCACCCGACGGCGGCACTGGTCGAGGGCGTCCCCGGCCAGGCGGACGACGCGGAAGGGGTCCATCACCGCGACGGTGTCGGGTAGCTCAGCGGTGGTGGCGGTCCTGAAGCCGGCGAACCCGTCCATCGCGACCACCTCGATGCCGTCACGCCAGGCGGCGGGGCGTGCGGCCAGCCACGTCGCGAACGCCGACTTTGAGCGCCCTTCGACCATGTTGATCGTCGGCGCGGCGCATGCCAGGACGGCGCGGTCGGGGTCGAGGCGCTGGCCGGTGATGCGCAGGCCGAGGGCGTTCAGGCCGGTGAACGTGGTCAGGTCAGGGTCGTCGAAGGTAGCGTCGAGCAAGTCGAGGTCCTCTGGATGTCTGGCGTGAGAACCGCCATCTTCTGAGGGCCTCGACCTCTACCTGGTCACCGGCGCGACGGCGCCCGGACTCTCAACTGCGAAGAGCCGCTCTGGGCGGGTCACCGACCTGCGGACACGCCATCGAGGTCGCCGGCGCATCGGTCGGCGGTGCCTAACACCCGAGCACGTGCCGGGCCGGTGGTGGATGACCACGTCCGCATTGGACCCCTCATGCAACGTGGCGCCTTGGTGGCCGGGCTGACCACCGGGCCTGCGGCCGGTCTTGGTGCGCGCTGAGGACGGCGCCGGGGTCGTGGGCTTGGAGCTCTCATCCGAGGACGGCGGCTCCGACGAGGTCTGCGACGACGATGTCGCAGCGGTCAACTCGTGGGTCAGCTCAGCGAGCTTCGCGTCCTGCTCGGCGATGCGCGCCGCCAGCAGGGCGACCTACTCGCAGAGCATCACCACCAGGTCCACCAGCTCCTCGCGGGAGGCTGAGGCGAGCGTTGAACGCTCCACCGGCAGCACAAGAAGCCGATTTGTTCGGGGAAGGACACAGCCCACCAGCGGAGGAGGGAGCACCCCCAAGAGCTCCCATTGCGACGTACCCGGCTTGGGCTCGTCCCGTGGCGCCCCTCGCCTGACTGACACTGCAGCAGAACGTCTATTGAAAAGGCAACTTCTCGCCCCCCTTGCCCCACCTTCCGCAAGCGTGATTCCATAACCCTCCCAAGCACAAGGAGTATTAGTGCTGGGGGCAAGTATTCTTTCTGCAACCGGAGAGGTCGGGACGTCGATGCGCTTCAGGAGAAGAATTTCAATCGCGGCCGCTACTGCTGCCGCTGGACTGCTGGCCGTACTCCCCGCTACGCCAGCAATAGCGGTTGGGCCCGGGCAGGCCGTGGCTAACAACGAGCTATACGCAAAGCATGAGCAAGGAGGGTTGGGAGGAAACATCGGCGCGAGGCTTCGCAATGGTTCGTACGTCCAAATGAGCGTCAACTCAATGCGGTACGGCAATGAAAACGATCCACTTGTGGTCCGCTACATCAACGCTGGATCGGGTTACTGCGTCTGGGAACAAGTTTACATGATCACACCGTCATGGGGCGAGCCTGAGAAGGTGGGCGAGCGGACGCACGGTAAGGGACTGGCCAGTGCGTACAGGCAGACGCTCGGCTGGGAGACGGCGCCCCTTACAAGCAGGGCCGTATTCTCAGACCTCAAGGTCTTCCGCTGCTAGAACTAGTTCGCAAATTTGGCGTCGCCCCCGACCTCGCCGAGCGGAGCAGGCCCAGATCAACGATCAACTGTGAACCACTACCAACTGGTCGCTTCCTTACGCCTGCTCCACCCTCTACCCCCTGCCCCTAACCCCGGCATTAATAACGTCGCCGGGCCCGCCGTCCTGCATCACCCCACCACGAAGGCGGTGCAGGACGGCATTTAGAAGACGTTGCATTAGTCGTTCACGAACAGCCGGGCGGCGATCAACGTGACCGCGAGCCGCGCCAGCGCGGTGATCGTCTTGCTGGTGCCGTCGTAGCGCAGGGCCAACCGCTTGAACGCCAGCAACCACCCCACGGTGCGCTCGACCACCCAGCGGTGACGGCCCAGGCGCTGACTGCTCTCGATGCCGATGCGAGCGATGCGCGCGGTGATCCCGCGCCGGCGCAGGTAGGTCCGGCAGCGGCGGTTGTCGTAGCCCTTGTCATCGTGCAACTTCACCGGCCGGCGCCGCGGATGACCCCGCCCGCCGACCTTGATCGCGGGGATGGAGTCCAGCATCGGCTCCAAGAAGATGCTGTCGTGGCGGTTAGCGCCAGAGACGATGACGTTCAGCGGGGTGCCGGCCCGGTCCACGAGCAGGTGGTACTTCGAGCCGCGTTTGCCCCGGTCAGTGGGGCTCGGACCCGTCAGCTGGCCCCCCTTTTGGCCCGAACGGACACCGAGTCAATCGAGCAGCGCGACCAGTCCAACTGCCCACGGCGGGCCAGCTCGTCCAGCACCCCCCGGTGGATCGCCTCCCACACTCCGACCTCTT harbors:
- the hisN gene encoding histidinol-phosphatase; translated protein: MPGYDDDLRLAHVIADAVDNLTTTRFKARDLVVDTKPDLTPVTDADRAAEEIVRSQLSRTRSRDGFVGEESGVSKGSSGRQWVVDPIDGTKNFVRGVPVWATLIALLDDGVPVLGVVSAPALNRRWWAAQGTGAYTGPRLSAAKRLQVSQVAALGDASLSHSEIWEWEEAGRLEGFLDLTKKVWRTRGYGDFWSYTLVAEGAADIACEPELELYDMAALVPVVTEAGGRFTSLAGEDGPHGGNAVATNGLLHDEVLGLLARR
- a CDS encoding transposase is translated as MNAISSLDYRGAHPSLLTASIRRPWRTKNSLHWVLDVAFGEDASQVRFGSGPQKLSAMANFTISTLRQSGTGRNRRRQSTCPRSKLILFALELT
- a CDS encoding transposase family protein — encoded protein: MTYTAVLPVPRRVVAFVANLHEKHFAALHTRPGRRALSAWDQSLAFCRVMLQDVEPDQSARDTGIARSTAHLRMRESEQLLAAQAPSLKEAMVGAAQRGYRHVNLDGTLIEIDRVSIPGPTTRKNTTRSGPKRLKVDLWWSGKHKRHGGNVQVVTAPDGWPLWVSDVRPGREHDVTAARTDPELLDQVDRWRQDGRTVLADLGYEGEAARMLTPVKADANGTDRAGEPVPLSPDQQTRNALHSATRARAEAGNALLKQTFKALRHVRVDPWRIGSMTAAALVLLHLIYDRIT
- a CDS encoding DUF6444 domain-containing protein; amino-acid sequence: MLAARIAEQDAKLAELTHELTAATSSSQTSSEPPSSDESSKPTTPAPSSARTKTGRRPGGQPGHQGATLHEGSNADVVIHHRPGTCSGVRHRRPMRRRPRWRVRRSVTRPERLFAVESPGAVAPVTR
- a CDS encoding IS5 family transposase (programmed frameshift), whose protein sequence is MDSISDELWTLVEPLLPPRRPAVHGRTGRPRLDDRAALEGILFVLRTGIGWAKLPPELGYGSGWTCWRRLRQWQEVGVWEAIHRGVLDELARRGQLDWSRCSIDSVSVRAKGGQLTGPSPTDRGKRGSKYHLLVDRAGTPLNVIVSGANRHDSIFLEPMLDSIPAIKVGGRGHPRRRPVKLHDDKGYDNRRCRTYLRRRGITARIARIGIESSQRLGRHRWVVERTVGWLLAFKRLALRYDGTSKTITALARLAVTLIAARLFVND